A window from Myxococcus fulvus encodes these proteins:
- a CDS encoding Na+/H+ antiporter, with the protein MHFELAFVLIFAVATAVAIAARYFKIPYTVALVVAGLTLGAVHLFEPPHLTKELLFAIILPGLLFEAAFHLEFRKFWKNKLTIHAMAIPGVAASAGLTAFILSHWVEGMNVVTGFGMIPAMVFASVIVSTDPIAVVGLFKSLGAPKRLLILVEGESLLNDGTAVVLFTLVVAVAMGGQFTVGGAVMDFIKVAGMGMVVGSAVGYVAARVIKKVDDAMVEITCTVIAAYGSFVIAENFHYSGVIATVVAGMLCGNWATHEGMSPTTRVAVESFWEYWSFALNSVVFLLIGLEVNLTSLLASWKPILAAYFAVIAGRAVVVYGVSAILKLTSERMPWSWSGVLTWAGLRGAISMVLVLSLPADFAHRELLVNMTFGVVVLSIVFQGLTMAPLLRKLRITGLKDEYQEQYELARGRLGAIHAAMAALEAMRRAREIPGDVVSQVEKDYQEKERVMEAELAQLKQQSMRFHEEEHQEAIRRVLIVEKESLLKAYQSATIGKEAFATLTAELDERIAQADAAEAHTSSPAAPSTPTSAVGT; encoded by the coding sequence ATGCATTTCGAATTGGCCTTCGTCCTCATCTTCGCAGTCGCGACCGCGGTGGCCATCGCGGCGCGGTATTTCAAGATTCCCTACACGGTGGCCCTGGTGGTGGCGGGGTTGACGCTGGGCGCGGTGCATCTGTTCGAGCCACCGCACCTCACCAAGGAGCTGCTCTTCGCCATCATCCTGCCGGGCCTCTTGTTCGAGGCGGCGTTCCACCTCGAGTTCCGCAAGTTCTGGAAGAACAAGCTGACCATCCACGCCATGGCGATTCCGGGCGTGGCGGCGTCGGCGGGCCTGACGGCGTTCATCCTCTCGCACTGGGTGGAGGGGATGAACGTGGTGACGGGGTTCGGGATGATTCCGGCGATGGTGTTCGCGTCGGTCATCGTCTCCACGGACCCGATTGCGGTGGTGGGCCTGTTCAAGTCGTTGGGCGCGCCCAAGCGGCTGCTCATCCTGGTGGAGGGTGAGAGCCTGCTGAACGACGGCACCGCCGTGGTGCTCTTCACGCTGGTGGTGGCCGTGGCGATGGGCGGCCAGTTCACGGTGGGCGGCGCGGTGATGGACTTCATCAAGGTCGCCGGCATGGGCATGGTGGTGGGCAGCGCGGTGGGCTACGTGGCCGCGCGGGTCATCAAGAAGGTGGATGACGCGATGGTGGAGATCACCTGCACCGTCATCGCGGCGTACGGCTCGTTCGTCATCGCGGAGAACTTCCACTACTCGGGCGTCATCGCGACGGTGGTCGCCGGCATGCTGTGCGGCAACTGGGCCACGCACGAGGGCATGAGCCCCACCACGCGCGTCGCGGTGGAGAGCTTCTGGGAGTACTGGTCCTTCGCGCTCAACTCGGTGGTGTTCCTGCTCATCGGCCTGGAGGTGAACCTCACCTCGCTGCTCGCGTCGTGGAAGCCGATCCTGGCGGCCTACTTCGCGGTCATCGCGGGCCGCGCGGTGGTGGTGTACGGCGTGTCCGCCATCCTGAAGCTCACGTCGGAGCGCATGCCGTGGTCCTGGAGCGGAGTGCTCACGTGGGCGGGGCTCCGGGGCGCCATCTCCATGGTGCTGGTGCTCAGTCTCCCGGCGGACTTCGCGCACCGCGAGCTGCTGGTGAACATGACGTTCGGCGTGGTGGTGCTATCCATCGTGTTCCAGGGCCTCACCATGGCGCCGCTGTTGCGCAAGCTGCGCATCACCGGCCTCAAGGACGAGTACCAGGAGCAGTACGAGCTGGCCCGCGGTCGACTGGGCGCCATCCACGCCGCGATGGCCGCGCTCGAGGCGATGCGCCGCGCGCGGGAGATTCCCGGCGACGTGGTGAGCCAGGTCGAGAAGGACTACCAAGAGAAGGAGCGCGTGATGGAGGCGGAGCTGGCGCAGCTCAAGCAGCAGTCGATGCGCTTCCACGAAGAGGAGCACCAGGAGGCCATCCGCCGCGTGCTCATCGTCGAGAAGGAGTCGCTGCTCAAGGCGTACCAGTCGGCCACCATCGGCAAGGAGGCCTTCGCCACGCTCACCGCGGAGCTGGACGAGCGCATCGCCCAGGCTGACGCCGCCGAGGCTCACACCTCCTCGCCCGCCGCGCCGTCGACGCCCACGAGCGCCGTCGGGACCTGA
- a CDS encoding ATP-grasp domain-containing protein, with protein MARTAHALLFGRNPSQHDTFDVEAEAAEALGFDTYQVDLAALLNGNAELALEAVPHQGPLRLLYRGWMLTEEEYGALDEALSERGHRLTTTPTQYAAALYLPLWYPRLARYTARSIWTEGTQAREAWSEAVRVLGPPPWILKDHVKSAKERWEEACYVPAGATLEDFARTCENLIEERGERFERGLVVRKYLPLKVYGRTPTGPAHLEFRLFFGHGRLLAAEPQHEFDVEVPDFSSFEPLGRRIDSPFFSLDVAMLQDGGWAVIEVNDGGVSGLPPGLDPRALFEPLLGTG; from the coding sequence ATGGCTCGCACCGCGCACGCCCTGCTCTTCGGTCGCAATCCCTCCCAGCACGACACCTTCGACGTGGAGGCCGAGGCCGCGGAGGCCCTGGGGTTCGACACGTACCAGGTGGACCTGGCCGCGCTGCTCAACGGCAACGCCGAGCTGGCGCTCGAGGCCGTGCCGCACCAAGGCCCCCTGCGCCTGCTCTACCGGGGCTGGATGCTCACCGAGGAGGAGTACGGCGCGCTCGACGAGGCCCTCTCCGAGCGCGGCCACCGGCTCACCACCACCCCCACGCAGTACGCCGCCGCGCTGTACCTGCCTCTCTGGTACCCGCGCCTCGCGCGCTACACCGCGCGCTCCATCTGGACGGAGGGCACGCAGGCCCGCGAGGCCTGGAGCGAAGCGGTCCGCGTGCTCGGCCCTCCGCCGTGGATTCTCAAAGACCACGTGAAGTCCGCGAAGGAGCGCTGGGAGGAGGCCTGCTACGTGCCCGCCGGCGCCACGCTCGAGGACTTCGCGCGCACGTGCGAGAACCTCATCGAGGAGCGCGGCGAGCGCTTCGAGCGGGGGCTCGTCGTCCGCAAGTACCTGCCCCTCAAGGTCTACGGCCGCACGCCCACCGGCCCCGCCCACCTGGAGTTCCGCCTCTTCTTCGGCCACGGCCGCCTGCTCGCCGCCGAGCCCCAGCATGAGTTCGACGTCGAGGTCCCCGACTTCTCATCCTTCGAGCCGCTGGGACGCCGCATCGACTCACCCTTCTTCTCCCTCGACGTCGCCATGCTCCAGGACGGCGGCTGGGCCGTCATCGAGGTGAACGACGGCGGCGTCTCCGGCCTGCCTCCGGGCCTGGACCCTCGCGCCCTCTTCGAGCCCCTGCTGGGGACCGGGTAG
- the argC gene encoding N-acetyl-gamma-glutamyl-phosphate reductase, protein MTRAHIYILGASGFGGGELLRILSGHPAVAGIRVVSRHHAGEPIHKVHPHLRGLVDAKFEAEPDWRWLADSQQPVVFSALGHGELATQFLGLEKKWAEAGLAERVLLVDLSSDFRLDHPGRYAGAYGKPHPAPDLLGTFTYGLTEWKREELKGAKRIANPGCFATAVQLALLPIASTPGLGLLAVSGVTGSSGSGSLPGEGTHHPTRAHDFRAYKPLEHQHEAEVEVMLVAHGAQRHRLAFVPHSAPMVRGIFATVQFEWPEHGGAVVTQSLTDKFRRYYEGSKFVRIVEGTPRIAAVTGSNFCDISVATKGRSVAVMAALDNLVKGMAGQAVQNFNVSLGLPEDTGLRQAACYP, encoded by the coding sequence ATGACGCGGGCACATATCTACATCCTGGGCGCCTCCGGCTTCGGCGGCGGCGAGCTCTTGCGGATTCTCTCCGGCCACCCTGCGGTGGCGGGCATCCGCGTGGTGTCCCGGCACCACGCCGGCGAGCCCATCCACAAGGTGCACCCGCACCTGCGCGGACTGGTGGACGCGAAGTTCGAGGCGGAGCCGGACTGGCGCTGGCTGGCCGACTCGCAGCAGCCCGTCGTCTTCAGCGCGCTGGGCCACGGCGAGCTGGCCACCCAGTTCCTCGGCCTGGAGAAGAAGTGGGCCGAGGCGGGCCTCGCCGAGCGCGTGCTGCTGGTGGACCTGTCCTCTGACTTCCGCCTGGACCACCCGGGCCGCTACGCGGGCGCCTACGGCAAGCCGCACCCCGCGCCGGACCTCTTGGGCACCTTCACGTACGGCCTCACCGAGTGGAAGCGCGAGGAGCTCAAGGGCGCCAAGCGCATCGCCAACCCGGGCTGCTTCGCCACCGCGGTGCAGCTGGCGCTCCTGCCCATCGCCTCCACGCCGGGCCTGGGTCTGCTCGCCGTCTCGGGCGTGACGGGCTCGTCCGGCTCCGGCTCGCTGCCGGGCGAGGGCACGCACCACCCCACCCGCGCGCACGACTTCCGCGCGTACAAGCCGCTGGAGCACCAGCACGAGGCGGAGGTGGAGGTCATGCTGGTGGCCCACGGAGCGCAGCGCCACCGGCTGGCCTTCGTGCCGCACTCGGCGCCCATGGTGCGCGGCATCTTCGCCACCGTGCAGTTCGAGTGGCCCGAGCACGGCGGCGCGGTGGTGACGCAGTCGCTGACGGACAAGTTCCGGCGCTACTACGAAGGCTCGAAGTTCGTGCGCATCGTCGAGGGCACCCCGCGCATCGCCGCCGTCACCGGCAGCAACTTCTGCGACATCTCCGTCGCGACGAAGGGCCGCTCGGTGGCCGTCATGGCCGCGCTGGACAACCTGGTGAAGGGCATGGCCGGCCAGGCCGTGCAGAACTTCAACGTGTCCCTGGGCCTGCCCGAGGACACCGGCCTGCGTCAGGCGGCCTGCTACCCGTGA
- a CDS encoding DUF1611 domain-containing protein, giving the protein MKVFVDKVGSVTRNLGLGRTVHLTPEVKAEEGAVVAVRIHGEKSVYNQLEDPHGRLVTLHAGDIMVGALGHRNALHGYEGVVPESVTVGQRLHVLNMGGVIGKCTSHNPGVGMPFEAEVLGQVLEFPELLSRNGQPAHVSSGALKGTGTMVKCPVVYVVGTCMNAGKTYAASAMVRKLAQAGYRVGGAKLTGVSLMRDTLSMQDSGADVVMDFTDAGIVCTGPRTAARVARVLFSELASADVDVIVAETGDGIMGEYGVQAILADPELKGLAGAWVMCANDPVGAAGGVRHLKETYGIEVDVLAGPATDNAVGVRFVEQVVGVPARNARADAAALGGLIVEKLAPKLGAGRKS; this is encoded by the coding sequence ATGAAGGTCTTCGTCGACAAGGTCGGTAGCGTCACCCGCAACCTGGGGCTGGGTCGCACCGTGCACCTGACGCCCGAGGTGAAGGCCGAGGAGGGCGCCGTCGTGGCCGTGCGCATCCACGGCGAGAAGAGCGTCTACAACCAGCTGGAGGACCCCCACGGCCGGCTGGTGACGCTGCACGCGGGCGACATCATGGTGGGCGCCCTGGGGCACCGCAACGCGCTTCACGGCTACGAGGGCGTGGTGCCGGAGTCCGTCACCGTGGGCCAGCGGCTGCACGTGCTGAACATGGGCGGCGTCATCGGCAAGTGCACCTCGCACAACCCCGGCGTGGGCATGCCCTTCGAGGCGGAGGTGCTGGGCCAGGTGCTGGAGTTCCCGGAGCTGCTGTCGCGCAACGGGCAGCCGGCGCACGTCTCCTCGGGCGCGCTCAAGGGCACGGGGACGATGGTGAAGTGCCCCGTGGTCTACGTGGTGGGCACGTGCATGAACGCGGGCAAGACGTACGCGGCGAGCGCCATGGTGCGCAAGCTGGCGCAGGCGGGCTACCGCGTGGGCGGCGCGAAGCTCACGGGCGTGTCGCTGATGCGCGACACGCTGAGCATGCAGGACTCCGGCGCGGACGTGGTGATGGACTTCACGGACGCGGGCATCGTCTGCACGGGGCCTCGCACGGCGGCGCGGGTGGCGCGGGTGCTGTTCAGCGAGCTGGCGTCGGCGGACGTGGACGTCATCGTCGCGGAGACGGGCGACGGCATCATGGGTGAGTACGGCGTCCAGGCGATTCTCGCGGACCCGGAGCTCAAGGGCCTGGCGGGCGCGTGGGTGATGTGCGCGAACGACCCGGTGGGCGCCGCCGGCGGCGTGCGGCACCTGAAGGAGACGTACGGCATCGAGGTGGACGTGCTGGCGGGGCCGGCGACGGACAACGCGGTGGGCGTGCGCTTCGTGGAGCAGGTCGTCGGGGTTCCGGCGCGCAACGCTCGCGCGGACGCGGCGGCGCTGGGTGGTCTCATCGTGGAGAAGCTCGCGCCGAAGCTGGGCGCGGGGAGGAAGTCATGA
- the argG gene encoding argininosuccinate synthase, producing MSKKNVVLAFSGGLDTAFCTVYLREQGYDVTTVTVDTGGFPPEQLANIAALSAKLGAVEHIKVDARGTLFEGYLRYLIAGNVLRGQVYPLSVSAERACQAVEVVRVAREKGVQALAHGSTGAGNDQVRFDVAFRSLAGDLELITPIRTLGLSRQQELSFLAERGIHMPPKLGSYSVNEGMWGTSVGGSETLNSWSALPEAAFPSGEIPTDLKPRTLTVGFDKGVPTSLDGKALGPVELVEALNVLGRQYGIGRGVHLGDTILGIKGRVGFEAPAAHLLITSHRELEKLVLSGKQLFWKETVGNLYGSLLHEGHFFDPLVKDLEAFLTSSQERVTGEVRLVLHPRTQVVEGVRSPYSLMDAKVATYGEANVLWTGSEAAGFAKLYGVAQMLSHKAKGG from the coding sequence ATGAGCAAGAAGAACGTGGTGCTGGCCTTCTCCGGCGGACTCGATACCGCTTTCTGCACGGTGTACCTGCGCGAGCAGGGCTACGACGTGACCACCGTCACGGTGGACACGGGCGGCTTTCCGCCCGAGCAGCTGGCGAACATCGCGGCCCTGTCGGCGAAGCTGGGCGCCGTGGAGCACATCAAGGTGGACGCGCGCGGCACCCTCTTCGAGGGCTACCTGCGCTACCTCATCGCCGGCAACGTGCTGCGCGGCCAGGTCTACCCCCTGAGCGTCTCCGCCGAGCGCGCCTGCCAGGCCGTGGAGGTGGTGCGCGTGGCGCGCGAGAAGGGCGTGCAGGCGCTCGCGCACGGCAGCACCGGCGCCGGCAACGACCAGGTGCGCTTCGACGTGGCGTTCCGCTCGCTGGCGGGCGACCTGGAGCTCATCACCCCCATCCGCACGCTGGGCCTGAGCCGTCAGCAGGAGCTGTCGTTCCTGGCCGAGCGCGGCATCCACATGCCGCCGAAGCTGGGCTCGTACTCGGTCAACGAGGGCATGTGGGGCACGTCCGTGGGCGGCAGCGAGACGCTCAACTCGTGGAGCGCGCTGCCCGAGGCGGCGTTCCCCTCCGGCGAGATTCCCACGGACCTGAAGCCCCGCACGCTGACGGTGGGCTTCGACAAGGGCGTGCCCACGTCGCTGGACGGCAAGGCGCTGGGCCCGGTGGAGCTGGTGGAGGCGCTCAACGTGCTGGGCCGGCAGTACGGCATCGGCCGCGGCGTGCACCTGGGTGACACCATCCTGGGCATCAAGGGCCGCGTGGGCTTCGAGGCGCCCGCGGCGCACCTGCTCATCACCTCGCACCGCGAGCTGGAGAAGCTGGTGCTGTCGGGCAAGCAGCTCTTCTGGAAGGAGACGGTGGGCAACCTGTACGGCTCACTGCTCCACGAGGGTCACTTCTTCGACCCGCTCGTGAAGGACCTGGAGGCGTTCCTCACGTCCTCGCAGGAGCGGGTGACGGGCGAGGTGCGGCTGGTGCTGCACCCGCGGACGCAGGTGGTGGAGGGCGTGCGCTCGCCGTACTCGCTGATGGACGCGAAGGTGGCGACGTACGGAGAGGCGAACGTGTTGTGGACGGGCTCGGAGGCCGCTGGCTTCGCCAAGCTGTACGGCGTGGCGCAGATGCTCTCTCACAAGGCGAAGGGAGGCTGA
- the argH gene encoding argininosuccinate lyase, producing MAETLWGKGAALDAVIHRFTVGDDPVVDLSLAPHDALGSAAHARMLGKVGLLKAEESRVLVRALKTLHDEARAGQFTIRPEQEDGHTALEAALVERVGEPGKRIHLARSRNDQVLLAVRLFLREEVLALGAGAVKLAETFLDFAQANQNVALPGYTHLRRAMPSTFGMWAMAFAEGLLEELEALRGVWGRLDRCPLGAAAGFGVPLPIDREYVASLLGFSRVQRSPIDAQNGRGRHETAVLTWACSVAGTLEKWLWDVQLYSTDEFGFLGLPDAFTTGSSIMPQKKNPDVVELARGRCRELRGLLHQVEAVASGLPSSYHRDFQLLKRPTLAALSSSRSLLDVLSRLVPVLQVKADAALAACDDTLYAAHHAYTLVAGGQAFRDAYRQVGRELADGTFHPDREALTATHLGGAGNLGLAQAREELGAQRAWLDDTHRALATAAEHVWDV from the coding sequence GTGGCTGAAACCCTGTGGGGCAAGGGCGCCGCGCTCGACGCGGTCATCCACCGTTTCACCGTGGGCGACGACCCCGTCGTCGACCTGTCGCTCGCGCCGCACGACGCTCTGGGCAGCGCCGCGCACGCGCGCATGCTGGGCAAGGTGGGGCTCCTGAAGGCCGAGGAGTCCCGCGTGCTCGTGCGCGCGCTCAAGACGCTGCACGACGAGGCCCGCGCCGGCCAGTTCACCATCCGCCCCGAGCAGGAGGACGGCCACACCGCGCTGGAGGCGGCGCTGGTGGAGCGCGTGGGCGAGCCGGGCAAGCGCATCCACCTGGCGCGCTCGCGCAATGACCAGGTGCTGCTCGCGGTGCGCCTGTTCCTGCGCGAGGAGGTGCTCGCGCTCGGCGCGGGCGCGGTGAAGCTCGCCGAGACGTTCCTCGACTTCGCCCAGGCGAACCAGAACGTGGCCCTGCCGGGCTACACGCACCTGCGCCGCGCCATGCCCTCCACCTTCGGCATGTGGGCCATGGCCTTCGCGGAGGGACTGCTCGAGGAGCTGGAGGCGCTGCGCGGCGTGTGGGGCCGGCTGGACCGGTGTCCGCTCGGCGCGGCCGCGGGCTTCGGCGTGCCCCTGCCCATCGACCGTGAATACGTCGCGTCGCTGCTCGGTTTCAGTCGCGTGCAGAGAAGTCCCATCGATGCGCAGAACGGCCGCGGTCGCCACGAGACCGCGGTGCTGACATGGGCCTGCAGCGTGGCGGGCACGCTGGAGAAGTGGCTTTGGGACGTGCAGCTCTACAGCACGGACGAGTTCGGCTTCCTGGGCCTCCCGGACGCCTTCACCACCGGCTCGTCCATCATGCCGCAGAAGAAGAACCCGGACGTGGTGGAGCTGGCGCGCGGACGGTGCCGCGAGCTGCGGGGGCTCTTGCACCAGGTCGAGGCCGTGGCGAGCGGACTGCCGTCCAGCTACCACCGTGACTTCCAGCTGCTCAAGCGCCCCACCCTGGCGGCGCTGTCCTCCAGCCGCTCGCTGTTGGATGTGCTGTCCCGGCTGGTGCCGGTGCTCCAGGTCAAGGCGGACGCGGCGCTGGCCGCCTGTGACGACACGCTCTACGCGGCCCACCATGCGTACACGCTGGTGGCCGGGGGACAGGCCTTCCGCGACGCGTACCGGCAGGTGGGCCGGGAGCTGGCGGACGGCACCTTCCATCCGGACCGCGAGGCCCTGACGGCCACCCACCTGGGTGGCGCCGGCAACCTGGGACTGGCCCAGGCCCGTGAGGAGCTGGGCGCCCAGCGCGCCTGGCTCGACGACACCCACCGCGCCCTGGCCACGGCGGCCGAGCACGTCTGGGATGTGTGA
- a CDS encoding M20/M25/M40 family metallo-hydrolase, producing the protein MKTAELLQALVAIPSVSGDERFIADTVSGWAEGWGARVHRKGHNVWFSVGSGPRRLLVNSHLDTVKPCAGWTYAPHAPEWREDRLYGLGSNDAKGCVTGMLVAARTLLAEGAPQGGEVVFAFTAEEETGGQGLGTLLPELGPLDAAVVGEPTSLKPCTAQRGMLLLRCTAHGKSAHVAHAHKAQAVNAIHMAAGDISKLAELRFPSHPLLGEARAQVTQISGGLARNQVPDACEFFVDLRTTPSMDHAQVAKELGEALRSEVKVHSARYLPKATADHQPIVRAAIAASGEAPVGSSTTSDWAFLGELPAVKVGPGDTLRSHLADEYITRAELEAGAAFYTRLLRGYFEEVARG; encoded by the coding sequence ATGAAGACGGCGGAGCTGCTCCAGGCGCTGGTGGCCATCCCCAGCGTGTCGGGTGACGAGCGCTTCATCGCGGACACGGTGTCCGGGTGGGCGGAGGGCTGGGGTGCGCGCGTCCATCGGAAGGGCCACAACGTGTGGTTCTCCGTGGGCAGCGGCCCCCGACGCCTGCTCGTCAACTCGCACCTGGACACGGTGAAGCCGTGTGCCGGGTGGACGTACGCGCCCCACGCGCCCGAGTGGCGCGAGGACCGCCTGTACGGCCTGGGCAGCAACGACGCCAAGGGGTGCGTGACGGGGATGCTCGTCGCGGCCCGCACCCTGCTGGCCGAAGGCGCGCCCCAGGGTGGCGAAGTCGTCTTCGCCTTCACCGCCGAGGAGGAGACCGGAGGCCAGGGCCTGGGCACGCTGCTGCCGGAGCTGGGACCGCTCGACGCCGCGGTGGTGGGCGAGCCGACGAGCCTCAAGCCCTGCACGGCGCAGCGGGGCATGCTGCTCCTGCGCTGCACCGCGCACGGCAAGAGCGCGCACGTGGCGCACGCGCACAAGGCGCAGGCGGTCAACGCCATCCACATGGCGGCCGGGGACATCTCGAAGCTCGCGGAGCTGCGCTTCCCGTCGCATCCACTGCTGGGTGAGGCGCGGGCGCAGGTGACCCAGATTTCCGGAGGCCTGGCGCGCAACCAGGTGCCCGACGCGTGCGAGTTCTTCGTGGACCTGCGCACCACGCCGAGCATGGACCACGCGCAAGTGGCGAAGGAGCTGGGCGAGGCGCTGCGGAGCGAGGTGAAGGTGCACTCGGCGCGCTACCTGCCGAAGGCGACGGCGGACCATCAGCCCATCGTTCGCGCGGCGATTGCCGCGTCGGGAGAGGCGCCGGTGGGCTCCAGCACCACGTCGGACTGGGCCTTTTTGGGCGAGCTGCCCGCGGTGAAGGTGGGCCCAGGGGACACGCTGCGAAGCCACCTGGCGGACGAGTACATCACCCGGGCGGAGCTGGAAGCCGGCGCCGCCTTCTACACGCGCCTTCTGCGCGGCTACTTCGAGGAGGTGGCCCGTGGCTGA
- the argB gene encoding acetylglutamate kinase has protein sequence MPLSPDPYSALRNAARYVQQFRRKTFVVKLGGAMLSDPRLRRSACEQIALLWTFSIRPVVVHGGGPELDTLCDALHLPVEKVAGRRVTSAPVLDAAKMVLAGKLHTDLLADLQAAGVPAVGLSGVDAGLIKARKRPPVMVTEPGATEGRLVDYGLVGDIEAVDTRVVEHLRSADYVPVIAPLSGGVDGAVYNTNADTVAAALSVALSAEKLFFLVQVPGLLKDLNDPTSLVTLANLTDLATMENTGAISGGMRPKAHAIRHALVGGVGSVHLVSGVAPNALLEEVFTNEGSGTMVVREKAPKTAAGNAG, from the coding sequence GTGCCCTTGTCGCCCGACCCGTACTCCGCGCTTCGCAACGCCGCGCGCTATGTGCAGCAGTTCCGTCGCAAGACGTTCGTCGTGAAGCTCGGCGGCGCCATGCTGAGCGACCCGCGCCTGCGCCGCTCCGCGTGCGAGCAGATTGCCCTGCTGTGGACCTTCTCCATCCGCCCCGTCGTCGTGCACGGCGGCGGCCCGGAGCTGGACACGCTGTGTGACGCCCTCCACCTGCCGGTGGAGAAGGTGGCGGGCCGCCGCGTCACGTCCGCGCCCGTGCTGGACGCGGCGAAGATGGTGCTCGCCGGCAAGCTGCACACGGACCTGCTCGCGGACCTGCAGGCGGCGGGCGTGCCCGCGGTGGGCCTGAGCGGCGTGGACGCGGGCCTCATCAAGGCGCGCAAGCGCCCCCCCGTCATGGTGACGGAGCCGGGCGCCACCGAGGGCCGGCTGGTGGACTACGGGCTGGTGGGTGACATCGAGGCGGTGGACACGCGCGTCGTCGAGCACCTGCGCTCGGCCGACTACGTGCCCGTCATCGCGCCCCTCTCCGGCGGCGTGGACGGCGCCGTCTACAACACCAACGCCGACACCGTGGCGGCGGCGCTGTCGGTGGCCCTGTCGGCGGAGAAGCTCTTCTTCCTGGTCCAGGTGCCGGGCCTGCTCAAGGACCTGAACGACCCCACGTCGCTGGTGACGCTGGCGAACCTGACGGACCTGGCGACCATGGAGAACACGGGCGCCATCTCCGGCGGCATGCGCCCCAAGGCGCACGCCATCCGTCACGCGCTCGTGGGCGGCGTGGGCAGCGTGCACCTGGTCAGCGGCGTCGCGCCCAACGCGCTGCTCGAGGAGGTCTTCACCAACGAGGGCAGCGGCACCATGGTCGTCCGCGAGAAGGCGCCCAAGACGGCCGCCGGGAACGCGGGATGA
- a CDS encoding N-acetylornithine carbamoyltransferase: MKHVTHIKDLGPAGVEAVLSQAEAWKKKAPGALFPGSILGMVFFNPSLRTRTSFEAVMLRGGGNAIILDVGAGVWKLEHREGAVMNLDRAEHLKEAAPVLSRFVDMLGVRTFSQGGGDEEDEVDPIINAFRKWATVPVVSMESAREHPCQGLADVLTLRETFGSTKKLPVTLTWAPHIKPLPKAVPNSFLLSAAAAGCEVRVAHPPGFELHPAVRAEAEAYAKATGGSITYTHEQDEALAGSRAVYAKSWGPTAAAAFSPNDVTALLASYSGWMPTLRTMSRAAKDAAFLHCLPVRRNVEVADEVLDHPSSRVVDEAGNRFHVQRALLHWMRSQSL, encoded by the coding sequence ATGAAGCACGTCACCCACATCAAGGATCTCGGCCCCGCGGGTGTGGAGGCCGTCCTCTCGCAGGCGGAGGCTTGGAAGAAGAAGGCCCCCGGCGCGCTCTTCCCGGGGAGCATCCTGGGCATGGTGTTCTTCAACCCGTCCTTGCGCACGCGCACCTCGTTCGAGGCGGTGATGCTGCGCGGTGGCGGCAACGCCATCATCCTGGACGTGGGCGCGGGCGTGTGGAAGCTGGAGCACCGCGAGGGCGCGGTGATGAACCTGGACCGCGCCGAGCACCTCAAGGAGGCCGCTCCGGTCCTGTCGCGCTTCGTGGACATGCTGGGCGTGCGCACCTTCTCGCAGGGCGGCGGTGACGAGGAGGACGAGGTCGACCCCATCATCAACGCCTTCCGCAAGTGGGCCACCGTCCCCGTGGTCAGCATGGAGTCCGCGCGCGAGCACCCCTGCCAGGGCCTGGCGGACGTGCTCACCCTGCGCGAGACGTTCGGCTCCACCAAGAAGCTGCCGGTGACGCTGACGTGGGCGCCCCACATCAAGCCCCTGCCCAAGGCGGTGCCCAACTCGTTCCTGCTCAGCGCGGCCGCGGCCGGCTGCGAGGTGCGCGTGGCCCACCCACCCGGCTTCGAGCTGCACCCGGCCGTGCGCGCGGAGGCGGAGGCGTACGCCAAGGCCACCGGAGGCAGCATCACCTACACCCACGAGCAGGACGAGGCGCTCGCCGGCAGCCGCGCCGTCTACGCCAAGTCCTGGGGCCCGACGGCCGCGGCGGCCTTCTCGCCCAACGACGTCACGGCGCTGCTCGCGTCGTACTCCGGATGGATGCCCACGCTGCGCACCATGTCGCGCGCCGCCAAGGACGCCGCCTTCCTGCACTGCCTCCCCGTGCGTCGCAACGTGGAGGTCGCCGACGAGGTCCTGGACCACCCCAGCAGCCGCGTGGTGGACGAGGCGGGCAACCGCTTCCACGTCCAGCGTGCCCTGCTGCACTGGATGCGCTCGCAGTCCCTCTGA
- a CDS encoding arginine repressor: MVEGMNLDDEILRLISEREISDQAVLQELLEAEGQAPSQSTLSRRLKKLGVQKVGGRYQRASLTEPVATPERPRVSIVEAPPNLLVVKTSPGYAPVLALALDREPEVPGLAGTVAGDDTIFVAVTDPSRLREVRSVVERLMLRSA; this comes from the coding sequence ATGGTGGAAGGAATGAACCTGGACGACGAAATCCTTCGGCTCATCTCGGAGCGGGAGATCAGCGATCAGGCCGTCTTGCAGGAGCTGCTGGAGGCGGAAGGGCAGGCGCCGAGCCAGTCCACGCTGTCGCGGCGGCTCAAGAAGCTGGGCGTGCAGAAGGTGGGCGGGCGCTACCAGCGCGCGTCGCTGACGGAGCCGGTGGCGACGCCGGAGCGGCCGCGCGTGAGCATCGTCGAGGCGCCGCCGAACCTGCTCGTGGTGAAGACGAGCCCCGGCTACGCGCCGGTGCTGGCGCTGGCGTTGGACCGCGAGCCGGAGGTGCCGGGGCTCGCCGGCACGGTGGCCGGTGACGACACCATCTTCGTCGCGGTGACGGACCCGTCCCGCCTGCGAGAGGTCCGCTCCGTGGTGGAGCGCTTGATGCTGCGCAGCGCCTGA